A section of the Phaseolus vulgaris cultivar G19833 chromosome 8, P. vulgaris v2.0, whole genome shotgun sequence genome encodes:
- the LOC137823615 gene encoding uncharacterized protein — protein MAKSGGVWILPFIAAWWWLSTAATVRGSNSTTIYDELRAQGLPVGLLPKGIAKYSLNGTSGEFEVWMQEPCNARFENEVHYDSNIKGILGYGRIGKLSGMTAQELFLWFPVKGIRVDVPTSGLIHFDVGVADKQFSLSLFEDPPDCNPQVNVGSEGVRLRAAW, from the exons ATGGCTAAATCTGGCGGGGTTTGGATTTTGCCGTTCATCGCCGCCTGGTGGTGGCTGTCCACGGCGGCGACGGTGAGGGGTTCGAACTCGACGACGATTTACGACGAGCTTCGGGCGCAGGGTCTTCCGGTGGGGCTTCTTCCGAAGGGAATTGCGAAGTACTCGTTGAACGGAACAAGTGGGGAATTCGAGGTGTGGATGCAGGAACCGTGCAACGCGAGGTTCGAGAACGAGGTGCACTATGATTCCAACATAAAGGGTATCCTCGGATACGGTCGGATCGGGAAATTGTCCGGTATGACGGCGCAAGAGCTCTTTCTGTGGTTCCCTGTTAAGGGCATTCGTGTGGATGTCCCCACCTCTGGTCTTATACACTTTGATGTTGGTGTTGCTGATAAACAGTTCTCTCTGTCTCTCTTTGAAGACCCTCCTGATTGTAACCCTCAG GTTAATGTTGGTAGTGAAGGTGTTCGGCTGAGGGCTGCTTGGTAG
- the LOC137825542 gene encoding glutamine--fructose-6-phosphate aminotransferase [isomerizing] 1 — MCGIFAYLNFNVNRERRYILQVLFNGLRRLEYRGYDSAGIAIDSSSQCASDAEFPLPHPPHVFRQEGNIESLVKSVYQEVGEIKLNLEEPFSTHAGIAHTRWATHGEPAPRNSHPQTSGPENEFLVVHNGVITNYEVLKETLLRHGFTFESETDTEVIPKLAKFVYDKANEAADGVTFSQVVLEVMRHLEGAYALIFKSPHYPNELIACKRGSPLLLGVKELTENKGNGSAFEDDKFLSKDDKPKELFLSSDANAVVEHTKKVLVIEDGEVVHLKDGGASILKFDSNMGENGAFLSRTCSVRRALSVLEMEVEQINKGHYEHYMQKEIYEQPESLTTTMRGRLIRLGANKSKSVLLGGLKDHLKTIRRSRRIVFIGCGTSYNAALAARPILEELSGVPVTMEIASDLLDREGPIYREDTAVFVSQSGETADTLLALEYALENGALCVGITNTVGSAIARNTHCGVHINAGAEIGVASTKAYTSQIVVMVMLSLAIGGDTISNKARREAIIDGLFNLPNKVREVLKLDQEMKDLAKLLIAEQSLLVFGRGYNYATALEGALKVKEVALMHSEGILAGEMKHGPLALVDENLPIVVVATRDACFSKQQSVIQQLHARRGRLIVMCSKGDASSVCPNQSCRVIEVPQVEDCLQPVINVVPLQLLAYHLTVLRGFNVDQPRNLAKSVTTQ; from the exons atgtgTGGGATTTTCGCGTATCTGAATTTCAACGTGAACAGAGAGCGAAGGTATATCTTGCAAGTTCTCTTCAATGGCTTGCGCAGATTGGAGTATCGTGGATACGATTCAGCCGGCATCGCCATCGATTCCTCTTCGCAATGCGCTTCCGATGCCGAATTCCCTCTCCCTCATCCTCCTCACGTTTTCCGCCAAGAAGGAAACATCGAATCGCTCGTCAAATCTGTGTACCAAG AGGTGGGAGAAATCAAATTGAATTTGGAGGAGCCCTTCAGCACGCACGCCGGAATCGCGCACACTCGGTGGGCCACTCACGGAGAGCCTGCTCCGCGGAACAGTCATCCTCAGACCTCTGGTCCGGAGAACGAGTTCTTGGTTGTTCACAATGGAGTTATCACTAACTATGAG GTTTTGAAGGAGACGCTGCTGCGGCATGGCTTCACGTTTGAGTCGGAGACTGACACTGAGGTCATTCCCAAGCTTGCGAAGTTTGTTTACGACAAGGCCAACGAAGCTGCGG ATGGTGTTACCTTCAGTCAAGTTGTTTTGGAAGTTATGAGGCATCTTGAAGGAGCTTATGCCCTTATTTTCAAAAGTCCACATTATCCTAATGAATTGATTGCTTGCAAGCGTGGTAGCCCACTGCTCCTAGGTGTTAAA GAATTGACAGAAAATAAAGGCAATGGTTCAGCATTTGAGGATGACAAATTCCTATCAAAAGATGACAAACCCAAAGAATTGTTTTTGTCCAGTGATGCCAATGCTGTGGTTGAACATACAAAGAAAGTGCTAGTTATTGAGGATGGTGAAGTAGTTCATCTCAAG GATGGCGGGGCTTCTATTTTGAAGTTTGACAGTAACATGGGAGAAAATGGGGCTTTTCTTTCTAGAACTTGTTCAGTGAGACGTGCATTATCTGTTCTTGAGATGGAGGTCGAGCAAATAAATAAAGGTCATTATGAGCATTATATGCAGAAGGAAATTTATGAGCAACCGGAATCTCTAACAACCACAATGAGGGGGAGGCTTATACGTCTTGGAGCTAACAAATCCAAGTCTGTTCTGTTGGGTGGGCTGAAGGATCATCTCAAAACAATTAGGCGAAGTAGAAGGATAGTTTTCATTGGTTGTGGTACAAGTTATAATGCTGCTTTGGCAGCTAGACCCATCTTGGAAGAACTTTCTG GTGTTCCTGTTACTATGGAAATTGCTAGTGATCTATTGGACCGGGAGGGACCAATATACAGGGAAGATACTGCTGTTTTTGTAAGTCAGTCTGGCGAAACAGCTGACACTTTACTGGCACTGGAGTATGCTTTAGAGAATGGTGCTTTGTGTGTTGGGATAACAAACACTGTTGGTAGTGCAATAGCAAGGAATACTCATTGTGGTGTTCACATAAATGCTGGTGCTGAGATTGGTGTGGCAAGTACCAAG GCATACACAAGTCAAATAGTGGTGATGGTCATGTTATCTCTTGCAATAGGAGGTGATACAATTTCAAATAAAGCCAGAAGAGAAGCTATCATAGATGGTCTTTTTAACCTGCCAA ATAAAGTGAGAGAGGTGCTGAAACTTGACCAGGAGATGAAGGATCTAGCAAAGCTGTTGATTGCTGAGCAGTCTCTTCTTGTCTTCGGAAGAGGATACAACTATGCAACTGCTCTTGAGGGAGCTTTGAAAGTAAAGGAAGTGGCACTTATGCATAGCGAAGGGATACTTGCTGGTGAAATGAAGCATGGTCCTTTGGCATTAGTTGATGAAAATCTCCCAATTGTTGTTGTAGCTACTCGTGATGCTTGCTTCAG CAAACAGCAGTCTGTTATCCAGCAACTTCATGCCCGCAGAGGTCGTCTGATTGTTATGTGTTCTAAAGGGGATGCTTCCTCTGTTTGCCCTAATCAATCTTGTAGGGTAATTGAAGTTCCTCAAGTTGAAGACTGTCTTCAACCTGTAATTAATGTAGTTCCATTACAG TTATTGGCATATCACCTCACTGTTCTCAGGGGATTTAATGTGGACCAGCCTCGTAATCTTGCCAAGAGCGTCACAACGCAATGA
- the LOC137823616 gene encoding thioredoxin F-type, chloroplastic-like encodes MALNVCVSPNPKWVASSSLDSGSSLRPSLGSCFGNSNIANVNLNLSTRTRSLSLRRSVGVRSSLETAGPTVTVGQVTEVNKDTFWPIVKAAGDKTVVLDMYTQWCGPCKVMAPKFQELSKKYEDVVFLKLDCNQDNRPLAKELGIKVVPTFKILKDNKVVKEVTGAKFDDLVAAIDNVRLS; translated from the exons ATGGCTCTGAATGTTTGTGTCTCTCCTAACCCTAAATGGGTTGCATCTTCTTCCTTAGATAGTGGTTCTTCTTTGAGACCTTCACTTGGGTCTTGTTTTGGTAACTCAAATATTGCTAATGTGAATCTCAACTTGAGTACTAGAACTAGAAGTTTGAGTTTGAGGAGAAGTGTTGGTGTAAGATCTAGTTTGGAAACTGCAGGACCCACAGTCACAGTGGGACAAGTCACTGAGGTAAACAAGGACACCTTCTGGCCGATTGTTAAGGCTGCCGGGGATAAAACCGTTGTTCTAGACATGTACACCCAATG GTGTGGCCCTTGCAAAGTGATGGCTCCAAAGTTTCAAGAATTATCTAAGAAGTATGAGGATGTTGTCTTTCTAAAACTTGATTGCAACCAAGACAACAGG CCATTGGCAAAAGAGCTGGGGATTAAAGTGGTTCCCACTTTTAAAATTCTGAAGGACAACAaggttgtaaaagaagttaCTGGAGCTAAATTCGATGATTTGGTTGCTGCCATTGACAATGTTCGATTGAGCTAA